A genomic region of Gemmatimonadota bacterium contains the following coding sequences:
- the asnB gene encoding asparagine synthase (glutamine-hydrolyzing) has product MCGIAGLVGQGWDERELDAMVRALRHRGPDARGTAVHAPRADGVRVGLGHARLSILDLSDAGLQPMASASGRSVVVHNGEIYNYLELRSQLGGASAFRTGTDTEVLLAAYERWGDACVERFVGMFAFALWDRERQRLFCARDRLGIKPFHYGWRPDGTFAFGSEVRALLAAGVSSAPCLEAWATYLVHGVYDHDHHTFFEHVFALEPGRTLVLEGDALRAPAPGRARIRRWWSLGERAAEPWTGTFDEAADALRAHAEEAVRLRMRSDVAVGVNLSGGLDSAALSATLDALVPADAPVATFTAAFDDPAYDETVFAGAVPRNARWMRSVERVGVERCRALLQEVATHQGAPYGGVATIGYHALHARAREQDVTVLLEGQGVDELLAGYAYFRPLAWLDRLADEDEAAVAREAEAFGDDPARALARARAEVRGTAAAVYQDGSSHLRPDCVDPELARLVPEPPRFERPFPDHLRNAQYRDLVHTKLPRVLRMNDRLSMAHGRELREPWLDHRIVELCFRLPGAWKVGEGQQKRIFRHAFRDVLPADVRQAAKRAVVTPQREWLRGPFADVVRDALESATFRAQGWIRSDRAQTEFERFRAGEGDNAFFVWQWIMVAHQEWFR; this is encoded by the coding sequence ATGTGCGGCATCGCCGGGCTGGTGGGGCAGGGATGGGACGAGCGCGAGCTCGACGCCATGGTGCGTGCGCTGCGCCACCGGGGCCCCGACGCCCGTGGGACCGCGGTGCACGCGCCGCGCGCGGACGGTGTGCGGGTCGGGCTGGGGCACGCGCGCCTCTCCATCCTGGACCTCTCCGACGCCGGGTTGCAGCCCATGGCATCGGCCAGCGGCCGCTCGGTGGTGGTGCACAACGGCGAGATCTACAACTACCTGGAGCTACGCTCCCAGCTGGGCGGCGCGAGCGCGTTCCGCACGGGAACCGACACCGAGGTGTTGCTCGCCGCCTACGAGCGCTGGGGCGATGCGTGTGTGGAGCGCTTCGTGGGCATGTTCGCCTTCGCGCTGTGGGACCGCGAGCGCCAACGCCTGTTCTGCGCGCGCGACCGCCTGGGCATCAAGCCGTTCCACTACGGCTGGCGGCCGGACGGCACCTTCGCCTTCGGGTCCGAGGTGCGCGCGCTCCTCGCGGCCGGGGTGTCCTCCGCGCCGTGTCTGGAGGCCTGGGCCACGTACCTGGTGCACGGCGTCTACGACCACGATCACCATACGTTCTTCGAGCACGTCTTCGCGCTGGAGCCCGGTCGGACGCTGGTGCTGGAAGGGGACGCGCTGCGGGCACCGGCGCCGGGACGCGCGCGGATCCGCCGCTGGTGGTCGCTGGGCGAGCGGGCCGCCGAACCATGGACCGGCACGTTCGACGAGGCGGCCGACGCCCTGCGCGCCCACGCCGAGGAGGCCGTGCGGCTGCGCATGCGCAGCGATGTCGCGGTCGGCGTGAACCTGAGCGGCGGTCTCGACTCCGCGGCGCTCAGCGCCACGCTCGACGCCCTGGTGCCCGCGGACGCGCCGGTGGCGACCTTCACCGCGGCCTTCGACGATCCGGCCTACGACGAGACCGTCTTCGCGGGGGCGGTGCCGCGCAACGCCCGTTGGATGCGCTCCGTGGAGCGCGTGGGTGTGGAGCGCTGCCGCGCGCTCCTGCAGGAGGTCGCGACCCACCAGGGCGCTCCCTACGGCGGTGTGGCCACGATCGGCTACCACGCCCTGCACGCGCGCGCCCGCGAGCAGGACGTCACCGTGCTGCTCGAGGGGCAGGGGGTGGACGAGCTGCTGGCGGGATACGCCTACTTCCGGCCGCTGGCCTGGCTGGACCGGCTCGCGGACGAGGACGAGGCGGCCGTGGCCCGCGAGGCCGAGGCGTTCGGGGACGATCCGGCCCGCGCGCTTGCCCGGGCGCGCGCCGAGGTCCGGGGCACGGCGGCGGCGGTGTACCAGGACGGGTCCTCCCACCTGCGTCCCGACTGCGTCGACCCGGAGCTGGCGCGGCTCGTGCCCGAGCCCCCGCGCTTCGAGCGCCCGTTTCCGGACCACCTGCGCAACGCCCAGTACCGGGACCTGGTGCACACGAAGCTGCCGCGTGTGCTGCGCATGAACGACCGGCTGTCGATGGCCCACGGCCGGGAGCTGCGTGAGCCCTGGCTCGACCACCGGATCGTCGAGCTGTGCTTCCGGCTGCCGGGCGCCTGGAAGGTGGGCGAAGGCCAGCAGAAGCGGATCTTCCGCCATGCATTCCGGGACGTGCTGCCCGCCGACGTCCGGCAGGCCGCGAAGCGGGCGGTGGTGACGCCACAGCGCGAATGGCTGCGCGGTCCGTTCGCCGACGTGGTGCGCGACGCGCTGGAATCGGCGACCTTCCGCGCGCAGGGATGGATCCGGTCCGACCGGGCGCAGACGGAGTTCGAGCGCTTCCGGGCCGGTGAGGGCGACAACGCCTTCTTCGTCTGGCAATGGATCATGGTCGCGCACCAGGAGTGGTTTCGATGA